In a genomic window of Wyeomyia smithii strain HCP4-BCI-WySm-NY-G18 chromosome 1, ASM2978416v1, whole genome shotgun sequence:
- the LOC129725568 gene encoding uncharacterized protein LOC129725568: MSDDRSVPFIFDDQSPEKKHYDFRFALPPPTVPSPQPMDVDTSGPIRLPEESAPAVAVHITSKKKRKLNNGKVKPKIRKLTSDDSEGNGCSPGTLRRLLSIRSLLFGSLAVTVAVMLAVVVQEDLRKDFYKKYKKQYQLLLYGIEDYCSQELDMTNVTVALERRVVGQEAAIAQIAGFFDRHRHSQASSLVLIGPVGVGKSLMADVITANFQWRLNVHRYRWSSGLTAKRQFSKFQSFLHSLRHETSAPTELACGHNLFIIDQLEASDVELVNKINVRLRMVADRDELQLTALYLFRGSFVADVDDIERLEADIERVVLRPLDEEDLKRCIHQEAAEMGIDLDQSRQLLEQVVKSVDVHRHGCKGVRAKLSLHAQNLRDVRKEL, from the exons ATG TCGGACGATCGCTCGGTGCCGTTCATTTTTGACGACCAAAGTCCGGAAAAGAAACACTACGATTTTCGGTTTGCCCTGCCACCACCAACCGTTCCGTCCCCGCAGCCCATGGATGTTGACACCTCCGGTCCTATCCGACTTCCGGAGGAATCAGCACCAGCAGTGGCAGTGCACATTACCAGcaagaaaaaacgaaaattgaacAACGGCAAGGTGAAACCAAAAATTCGGAAACTTACTAGTGATGACTCGGAGGGGAACGGCTGCAGCCCGGGAACATTACGACGCTTATTGAGTATCCGCTCGTTACTTTTTGGTTCACTCGCAGTAACGGTCGCAGTTATGCTTGCGGTTGTCGTACAGGAAGACCTTCGAAAAGACTTCTATAAAAAGTACAAGAAACAGTATCAGTTACTTCTGTACGGTATAGAGGACTACTGCAGCCAGGAACTGGATATGACCAATGTCACAGTAGCTCTGGAAAGACGAGTAGTCGGTCAGGAGGCTGCCATTGCTCAAATAGCGGGATTCTTCGACAGGCATCGACACAGTCAAGCTTCATCACTTGTTCTAATCGGCCCCGTTGGAGTTGGTAAAAGTCTGATGGCCGATGTTATTACGGCCAACTTCCAGTGGCGATTGAATGTTCACCGATACCGGTGGTCGAGCGGCCTAACTGCAAAGCGGCAGTTCTCCAAGTTTCAATCGTTTTTGCACTCGCTAAGACATGAAACATCCGCACCAACCGAACTGGCCTGTGGACATAATTTGTTCATAATTGATCAGCTTGAAGCTAGCGATGTCGAGCTGGTTAATAAAATTAATGTTCGATTGCGGATGGTAGCGGACAGGGATGAGCTTCAGCTGACGGCGCTGTATCTGTTTCGAGGCAGTTTTGTGGCGGATGTTGACGATATTGAAAGGCTCGAAGCCGATATCGAGCGAGTTGTTCTGCGTCCTCTGGACGAAGAAGATTTGAAGCGATGTATTCATCAGGAAGCCGCGGAGATGGGCATAGATTTGGACCAAAGCAGACAGCTTTTGGAGCAGGTCGTAAAGAGCGTTGATGTGCACCGGCACGGGTGTAAAGGAGTGCGGGCAAAGCTGAGCTTGCATGCTCAGAATCTCAGGGATGTAAGGAAGGAGTTGTAA